The following are encoded together in the Saliniramus fredricksonii genome:
- the coaBC gene encoding bifunctional phosphopantothenoylcysteine decarboxylase/phosphopantothenate--cysteine ligase CoaBC: MTGELQGRRVLLIIGGGIAAYKSLDLIRRLRDAGGQVRCVMTAGAQEFVTPLAAAALSGEKTWTDLFDRADEAAIGHIRLARDADCVVVAPATANLMARMAQGHADDLATTVLLATRLPVLIAPAMNPAMWAHPATQRNLATLKRDGVRTVGPDSGPMAEPETGAGRMAEPMAIVAATQALFDVAQTPRDGALAGRHVLVTSGPTHEPIDPVRYIANRSSGRQGHAIAAAAARAGARVTLVSGPVGIPAPPGVDLVPVETARQMQAAVDAALPADIAIFAAAVADWRTDRDAARKIKKVGGGPPALALVENPDILATVAAMRAGRPALVVGFAAETHDVIALARAKRARKGCDLMIANDVSAGSGVAGGVMGGARNAVHLIDAGDAVISWPEMDKDMVAERLIAECVTRLEGLSEADLDAGSQA; the protein is encoded by the coding sequence ATGACGGGCGAATTGCAGGGCAGGCGGGTTCTATTGATCATCGGCGGCGGGATCGCGGCATACAAGTCCCTCGATCTGATCCGGCGCCTGCGCGATGCGGGCGGGCAGGTGCGCTGCGTGATGACCGCCGGCGCGCAGGAATTCGTCACGCCGCTCGCCGCTGCGGCTCTTTCCGGCGAGAAAACCTGGACCGATCTGTTCGACCGCGCCGATGAAGCGGCGATCGGCCATATCCGCCTCGCACGCGACGCCGATTGCGTGGTGGTGGCACCGGCTACGGCCAATCTGATGGCCCGCATGGCGCAGGGCCATGCCGATGACCTCGCCACAACGGTTCTCCTCGCCACGCGCCTGCCCGTCCTGATCGCGCCGGCCATGAACCCGGCCATGTGGGCGCATCCCGCCACGCAGCGCAATCTCGCCACCCTCAAACGCGACGGCGTGCGTACCGTCGGCCCCGATTCCGGCCCCATGGCCGAGCCGGAAACCGGGGCCGGGCGCATGGCGGAGCCGATGGCGATCGTGGCGGCGACACAGGCGCTGTTCGATGTGGCGCAGACGCCGCGCGATGGCGCGCTCGCGGGTCGCCATGTGCTGGTCACCTCCGGGCCGACCCACGAGCCGATAGACCCGGTGCGCTATATCGCCAACCGCTCCTCCGGGCGTCAGGGCCACGCCATCGCGGCGGCGGCGGCGCGCGCCGGGGCCCGGGTGACGCTGGTTTCCGGCCCGGTTGGGATCCCGGCCCCGCCGGGCGTCGATCTGGTCCCGGTGGAAACCGCACGGCAGATGCAGGCGGCAGTGGATGCTGCGCTGCCCGCCGATATCGCAATCTTCGCCGCTGCCGTCGCCGATTGGCGCACCGATCGTGATGCAGCGCGCAAGATCAAGAAGGTTGGCGGCGGGCCGCCGGCGCTGGCGCTGGTGGAAAATCCCGATATCCTCGCCACCGTCGCGGCGATGCGTGCGGGCCGTCCGGCGCTGGTCGTCGGTTTTGCCGCGGAAACGCACGACGTGATCGCGCTCGCGCGGGCAAAGCGCGCGCGCAAGGGCTGCGACCTGATGATCGCCAATGACGTCTCCGCCGGCAGCGGCGTCGCGGGCGGTGTGATGGGCGGGGCACGCAACGCAGTGCATCTGATCGATGCCGGTGACGCGGTGATCTCCTGGCCAGAAATGGACAAGGACATGGTAGCGGAAAGGCTCATCGCGGAATGTGTCACGCGGCTTGAGGGCCTGAGCGAAGCTGATCTCGATGCGGGGTCGCAGGCATGA
- the dut gene encoding dUTP diphosphatase, producing MSIRLLVEALPHAEGLPLPAYETAGAAGFDLRAAIAENSPIKMEKSERALVPTGLKLQIPEGYEAQVRPRSGLALRHGVTVLNTPGTIDCDYRGEIGVVLINHGDAPFMVIRGMRIAQMVLAPVTQAQLCMVSEIDSTPRGAGGFGSTGL from the coding sequence ATGAGCATCCGGCTTCTCGTCGAGGCGCTGCCCCATGCCGAGGGGCTGCCGCTGCCCGCCTACGAGACTGCGGGCGCCGCCGGATTCGACCTGCGCGCCGCTATTGCCGAAAATTCCCCGATAAAAATGGAAAAATCCGAGAGAGCCCTTGTGCCCACGGGTTTGAAGTTGCAAATACCGGAGGGTTACGAAGCTCAGGTGAGGCCGCGTTCGGGGCTCGCGCTCCGGCACGGCGTTACCGTTCTCAACACACCCGGAACGATCGATTGCGATTATCGGGGGGAGATCGGCGTGGTTCTGATCAATCACGGAGACGCCCCCTTCATGGTCATCCGGGGCATGCGCATCGCTCAGATGGTGCTCGCACCGGTGACGCAGGCGCAGCTTTGCATGGTCTCGGAGATCGATTCGACGCCACGCGGGGCAGGGGGCTTCGGATCCACCGGTCTGTGA